One region of Burkholderia pyrrocinia genomic DNA includes:
- a CDS encoding MFS transporter produces MNTTFAPGGATPGPAAAPASDIPTFRSIAAIAAVLLGAIIATLTSRITSLGLADIRGALGVGFDEGAWINTAFIASQMFVGPLAIAAAFVFGTRRVLLAGAAVFLVVESVLPLCTNFGTFIVFQSLAGFASGVFVPLTVGFVVRTLPPRLIPFGIAAYAMNLEMSLNLSATLEGWYSEHLSWRWLFWQNALLTVPFIVCLMLSLSTEPIKRIASGIDTRGMLLGAGGFACLCIALDQGERLFWFQSPLIVALLCIGIVMVAAFLIHELTSRRAGLDLGYLALPNVALLILLVGLVRFTVLNTSFIPSAFLASTYGLRPLQIGDTLRWIAMPQLLFAPCVAWLLQRVDPRRLIVAGFAMVAVAFALGARLTPVWAEPDFIPSQLLQALGQTMALTSVVFFFGKHATAEHVLTFGAVVQTTRLLSGQLGTTSIAVVQRIMEATHSNLVGLHVTLSDPQTLERLRAGAASLVSHGATFATGDQAAYALLDRAVRIQATTLALADNFRVATAFAVAGVLIGLLLRPARAP; encoded by the coding sequence ATGAACACCACGTTCGCCCCCGGTGGCGCGACACCGGGGCCGGCCGCAGCGCCGGCCTCCGACATACCGACGTTTCGTTCGATCGCCGCGATCGCGGCCGTGCTGCTCGGCGCGATCATCGCGACCTTGACGTCGCGCATCACGTCGCTCGGGCTCGCCGACATACGCGGTGCGCTCGGCGTCGGGTTCGACGAGGGCGCATGGATCAACACCGCATTCATCGCGTCGCAGATGTTCGTCGGGCCGCTCGCGATCGCGGCGGCCTTCGTGTTCGGCACGCGTCGCGTGCTGCTGGCGGGCGCCGCGGTATTTCTGGTCGTCGAAAGCGTGCTGCCGCTGTGCACGAACTTCGGCACGTTCATCGTGTTCCAGAGCCTGGCCGGTTTCGCGTCCGGCGTGTTCGTGCCGCTGACCGTCGGGTTCGTCGTCCGCACGCTGCCGCCGCGGCTGATTCCGTTCGGCATCGCCGCGTATGCGATGAACCTCGAGATGTCGCTCAACCTGTCGGCGACGCTCGAAGGGTGGTACAGCGAACACCTGAGCTGGCGCTGGCTGTTCTGGCAGAACGCATTGCTGACCGTGCCGTTCATCGTCTGCCTGATGCTGTCGCTGTCCACCGAGCCGATCAAGCGCATCGCGTCCGGTATCGATACACGCGGCATGCTGCTCGGCGCCGGCGGGTTCGCGTGCCTGTGCATCGCGCTCGATCAGGGCGAGCGGCTGTTCTGGTTCCAGTCGCCGCTGATCGTCGCGCTGCTGTGCATCGGCATCGTGATGGTGGCCGCGTTCCTGATCCACGAACTGACGTCGCGACGGGCCGGGCTCGATCTCGGCTACCTCGCGCTGCCCAACGTCGCGCTGCTGATCCTGCTCGTCGGCCTCGTGCGCTTTACCGTGCTCAACACGAGCTTCATTCCGTCGGCGTTTCTCGCGAGCACCTACGGGCTCCGCCCGCTGCAGATCGGCGATACGCTGCGCTGGATCGCGATGCCGCAGCTGCTGTTCGCGCCGTGCGTGGCGTGGCTGCTGCAACGCGTCGATCCACGCCGGCTGATCGTGGCCGGCTTCGCGATGGTGGCGGTCGCGTTCGCGCTCGGCGCGCGCCTCACGCCCGTCTGGGCCGAACCCGACTTCATCCCGTCGCAGCTGCTGCAGGCGTTGGGTCAGACGATGGCGCTCACGTCGGTCGTGTTCTTTTTCGGCAAGCACGCGACGGCCGAGCATGTACTGACGTTCGGCGCCGTCGTGCAGACGACGCGCCTGCTGAGCGGGCAGCTCGGCACGACGTCGATTGCGGTGGTCCAGCGCATCATGGAGGCTACCCATTCGAATCTCGTCGGTCTGCATGTCACGCTGTCGGATCCGCAAACGCTGGAGCGCCTGCGGGCCGGCGCGGCGTCGCTCGTATCGCACGGCGCGACCTTTGCGACCGGCGACCAGGCGGCTTATGCGCTGCTCGACCGTGCGGTCCGCATCCAGGCGACCACGCTCGCGCTGGCCGACAATTTTCGTGTCGCGACGGCTTTCGCGGTCGCGGGGGTGTTGATCGGCTTGCTGCTCAGGCCGGCGCGTGCGCCGTGA
- a CDS encoding HlyD family secretion protein, which produces MRQTLFFRWSIPIVSTNSPDTPPTSAARSRKWPIVSIAGCALLLVALLVYEFDAHDRGTDDAYVTGHLHVISPRVAGTVERVLVNDNQFVHAGDPLVRLDPRDFDVRVALQRARVAQARSDASRAKALVEQAEATLVSAHADAEKAELDYARARELTRETPRGLSQQEFDAANAARKSARARIEAAEAQRRSAQAAQQAADAVSNQNDAELRDAELQRQYTTVVAPSDGYVGKKTVETGEHVAPGQALLTLVEPHPWVVANFRETQLRHVRAGDVVQLRFDALPDRTFSGHVDSLSPATGGQFSLLPPDNATGNFTKVTQRVPVKILLDGPASAEPRIRPGLSVVVSLQRGRTQP; this is translated from the coding sequence ATGCGACAAACCCTGTTTTTTCGATGGAGTATCCCGATCGTGAGCACGAACTCGCCGGACACGCCGCCCACTTCCGCCGCGCGCTCGCGCAAATGGCCGATCGTATCGATCGCCGGATGCGCGCTGTTGCTCGTCGCGCTGCTGGTCTATGAATTCGACGCGCATGATCGCGGCACCGACGACGCGTACGTGACGGGCCACCTGCACGTGATCTCGCCGCGCGTGGCCGGCACGGTCGAGCGCGTGCTGGTGAACGACAACCAGTTCGTGCACGCGGGCGACCCGCTCGTGCGGCTCGACCCGCGCGATTTCGACGTGCGCGTCGCGCTGCAGCGGGCCCGCGTCGCGCAGGCGCGCTCCGATGCGAGCCGCGCGAAGGCGCTGGTCGAGCAAGCGGAAGCGACGCTCGTGTCGGCGCATGCCGACGCCGAGAAGGCCGAGCTCGACTACGCACGGGCACGCGAACTGACCCGCGAAACCCCGCGCGGGCTGTCGCAGCAGGAATTCGATGCCGCCAACGCGGCGCGCAAGTCCGCCCGCGCACGCATCGAGGCGGCCGAAGCGCAGCGGCGCAGCGCGCAGGCCGCGCAGCAGGCCGCCGATGCCGTGTCGAACCAGAACGACGCCGAGCTGCGCGATGCGGAGCTTCAGCGCCAGTACACGACCGTCGTGGCGCCGTCGGACGGCTACGTCGGCAAGAAGACCGTCGAGACCGGCGAGCATGTCGCGCCCGGCCAGGCGCTGCTCACGCTCGTCGAACCGCACCCGTGGGTGGTCGCGAACTTCCGCGAAACCCAGCTCCGGCACGTTCGCGCCGGCGACGTCGTGCAGTTGCGCTTCGACGCGCTGCCGGACCGGACCTTCAGCGGGCACGTCGACAGCCTGTCGCCCGCGACGGGCGGGCAATTCTCGCTGTTGCCGCCCGACAACGCGACCGGCAATTTCACGAAAGTGACGCAGCGGGTGCCGGTCAAGATCCTGCTGGACGGCCCGGCCTCGGCCGAACCGCGCATTCGGCCCGGCCTGTCGGTCGTCGTCTCGCTGCAACGCGGCCGCACGCAGCCATGA
- a CDS encoding efflux transporter outer membrane subunit, whose translation MTRIAALLAAGLLSACTIAPQPLAPVAVGADRFRHADAPDEPAPSLVEWPTSFGDPPLVALVDAALAGNHDIRAAAARVDQAQALLGVREAALAPTVGVDPSFSRSRVSGTVDNALPKRTMHNWSVPFNAGYEVDLWGRLRGNAEIGRQNVLQADADRAAVRLRVATDVASDYLTLHFVEQDLATLARAIELRRTALDVIAARVRAGAASDLDALRAAADLDTARADLADSRRLRENLVDALAVLTGVSPTAFSVAPTASAMRVPAVPPGLPSALLAQRPDVYAAARRVDAASLEIGVARTAWLPTLTLTAQGGFASRDLGTFLDRNSSLWGLGASVAETVFDGGKREAAVAAAKAGAELADANYRATALGALREVQDALNDIAAQKERIVRYDSAARATEAAARLSLSRYGHGYVSYLEVIDADRDALNARRQLIHSRQALAIATVNLVRALGGGWTPPASTPASDAKHADRF comes from the coding sequence ATGACCCGCATCGCCGCCCTGCTCGCCGCCGGCCTGCTGAGCGCGTGCACGATCGCGCCGCAGCCGCTCGCCCCCGTCGCGGTCGGAGCCGACCGGTTCCGTCATGCTGATGCGCCCGACGAACCCGCACCGTCGCTCGTCGAATGGCCCACATCGTTCGGCGATCCGCCGCTCGTCGCGCTCGTCGATGCCGCGCTCGCCGGCAACCACGACATCCGCGCCGCCGCGGCGCGCGTCGACCAGGCGCAGGCGCTGCTCGGCGTGCGCGAAGCCGCGCTGGCGCCGACCGTCGGCGTCGATCCGTCGTTCAGCCGCTCGCGCGTATCCGGCACGGTCGACAACGCGTTGCCGAAACGCACGATGCACAACTGGTCGGTGCCGTTCAACGCCGGCTATGAAGTCGATCTGTGGGGGCGCCTGCGCGGCAATGCGGAGATCGGCCGGCAGAACGTGCTGCAGGCAGACGCGGATCGCGCGGCCGTTCGCCTGCGCGTCGCGACCGACGTTGCAAGCGACTATCTAACGCTCCATTTCGTCGAGCAGGATCTCGCGACGCTCGCCCGCGCGATCGAACTGCGACGCACCGCACTCGACGTGATCGCCGCACGCGTGCGGGCCGGCGCGGCAAGCGATCTCGATGCGCTGCGCGCGGCGGCCGATCTCGACACGGCTCGCGCCGATCTCGCGGACAGCCGGCGGCTGCGCGAAAACCTCGTCGACGCGCTCGCCGTGCTGACCGGCGTCTCGCCGACCGCATTCTCGGTCGCGCCGACCGCGTCCGCCATGCGCGTGCCGGCGGTGCCGCCCGGCCTGCCGTCCGCGCTGCTCGCGCAACGGCCGGACGTCTATGCGGCGGCGCGCCGCGTCGACGCGGCATCGCTCGAAATCGGCGTCGCCCGCACCGCGTGGCTTCCGACCTTGACGCTGACCGCCCAGGGCGGGTTCGCCAGCCGCGACCTCGGCACGTTTCTCGACCGCAACAGTTCGCTGTGGGGCCTCGGCGCGAGCGTGGCCGAAACGGTGTTCGACGGCGGCAAGCGCGAGGCCGCGGTGGCCGCCGCGAAGGCAGGCGCGGAACTCGCCGACGCGAACTATCGCGCGACCGCGCTGGGCGCGCTGCGCGAGGTTCAGGACGCACTCAACGACATCGCCGCGCAGAAAGAGCGGATCGTGCGCTACGACAGCGCGGCGCGCGCCACCGAAGCGGCGGCGCGGTTGTCGCTGAGCCGTTACGGGCACGGCTACGTCAGTTATCTCGAGGTCATCGACGCGGACCGGGACGCGCTGAATGCGCGACGCCAGCTGATTCATAGCCGCCAGGCACTCGCGATCGCGACGGTCAATCTCGTGCGTGCGCTGGGCGGCGGGTGGACGCCGCCTGCGTCGACACCGGCGAGCGACGCGAAACACGCTGATCGATTCTGA
- a CDS encoding response regulator transcription factor, whose protein sequence is MTSTGNRGAGDPAPIVYVVDDDETLRRALSALLRSAGFRVETFASSRAFLAFERPDVPCCLILDVRLVDESGLALQEEAVRAGLNVPILFMTGYGDVATTVKAMKGGALDFLTKPFDDEAMLDAVGRALARDGERRARERVLDAVRQAYASLTPREREVMSQVVAGLMNKQIAANLGLQEITVKVHRAQVMKKMQVRTLPDLVRQAEALGVRPAGARD, encoded by the coding sequence ATGACGTCGACCGGTAACCGGGGCGCGGGCGATCCCGCGCCGATCGTCTATGTGGTCGACGACGACGAAACGCTGCGGCGCGCGTTGAGCGCACTGTTGCGCTCGGCGGGGTTTCGCGTCGAGACGTTCGCGTCGTCGCGGGCGTTTCTCGCGTTCGAGCGGCCCGACGTGCCGTGCTGCCTGATCCTCGACGTGCGTCTTGTCGACGAGAGCGGGCTGGCCCTTCAGGAGGAAGCGGTGCGTGCGGGCCTGAACGTGCCGATCCTGTTCATGACCGGTTACGGCGACGTGGCCACGACGGTCAAGGCGATGAAGGGCGGCGCGCTCGACTTCCTGACGAAGCCGTTCGACGACGAAGCGATGCTCGATGCCGTCGGCCGCGCACTGGCCCGCGACGGCGAGCGCCGCGCGCGCGAGCGCGTGCTGGACGCGGTGCGCCAGGCCTACGCGTCGTTGACGCCGCGCGAACGCGAAGTGATGAGCCAGGTGGTCGCGGGCCTGATGAACAAGCAGATCGCGGCGAATCTAGGCCTGCAGGAAATCACGGTGAAGGTGCACCGGGCCCAGGTGATGAAGAAGATGCAGGTCCGCACGCTGCCGGATCTCGTGCGGCAAGCCGAAGCGCTGGGCGTGCGCCCGGCCGGCGCACGCGACTGA
- a CDS encoding response regulator transcription factor translates to MAIVCIIDDDASVRKSLASLLKSAGHTALPFASGEEFLAAGPLDGAACVLVDLKMKGMSGLDVQRLLAQRNATIPVIVMSAHGDGESVRRALEQGAVAFLRKPFPSDDMLDLIDQIASGAPPA, encoded by the coding sequence ATGGCCATTGTGTGCATCATCGATGACGATGCGTCGGTCCGTAAGAGTCTTGCCAGCTTGCTGAAATCGGCCGGGCATACCGCATTGCCGTTCGCGTCGGGCGAGGAATTCCTCGCGGCCGGCCCGCTGGACGGCGCGGCTTGCGTGCTGGTCGATCTGAAGATGAAGGGTATGAGCGGTCTCGACGTTCAGCGCCTGCTGGCTCAGCGCAACGCGACGATTCCGGTCATCGTCATGTCGGCGCACGGCGACGGCGAGTCGGTGCGCCGCGCGCTCGAGCAAGGCGCGGTCGCGTTCCTGCGCAAGCCGTTTCCATCCGACGATATGCTCGATCTGATCGATCAGATCGCATCCGGCGCGCCGCCCGCGTGA
- a CDS encoding winged helix-turn-helix domain-containing protein, which yields MYTFGRVTVSLECREVCVDGQPRYIGARAFEILELLVKAAGRLVSKDEIMQAVWPDTIVVENNIQVHISTLRKLFGGKHGWIRTESGRGYRLAPPVDPDHADRLPAGFEPAGGVRAGAVPRKCPLIGREQEAAELHALLEREALVTLVGPGGVGKTHLALEVATTWAAVRGIEMVRIDLAGWQGDATLESAVLDALDLPGGPAAEPADVVRAIGEQRVMLVLDNAEQHVDDLADLCEAIADANAGATLVVTSREPLRVAGERVYRVGPLPVPPAGANDGEIVASGAVRMFLARARAMGTDIPADTNTLNAIATICRRLSGLPLALELGAARVASLGIQGLAADLDKSVLSLSGGLRTAHPRQQTLRATIDWSYRLLDDTERTVLCRLAVFPDAFRLDAACALAACDELGAEEVLDCLVGLASKSLLVVHSVGLSKRYSFLEVVRAYALEKLAESGEAGRLHARCASFATEAQPAPAAPAQPVLAAGPWA from the coding sequence ATGTACACGTTCGGGCGGGTGACGGTTTCCCTTGAATGCCGCGAAGTCTGCGTCGACGGGCAGCCCCGGTATATCGGCGCCCGGGCATTCGAGATTCTCGAGCTGCTGGTGAAGGCGGCCGGCAGGCTCGTGTCGAAGGACGAGATCATGCAGGCCGTGTGGCCTGACACGATCGTGGTCGAGAACAACATCCAGGTGCACATCTCGACGCTGCGCAAGCTGTTCGGCGGCAAGCACGGCTGGATACGGACCGAATCGGGCCGCGGTTATCGTCTCGCTCCGCCGGTCGACCCGGACCACGCCGACCGCCTGCCGGCCGGGTTCGAGCCGGCTGGCGGCGTCCGCGCGGGCGCGGTGCCGCGCAAATGTCCGCTGATCGGCCGGGAGCAGGAGGCGGCCGAACTGCACGCGCTGCTCGAGCGCGAGGCGCTCGTCACGCTGGTCGGCCCCGGCGGCGTCGGCAAGACGCATCTCGCGCTGGAGGTCGCCACGACCTGGGCGGCGGTGCGCGGCATCGAGATGGTCCGGATCGATCTGGCCGGCTGGCAAGGCGACGCGACGCTGGAATCGGCGGTGCTGGACGCGCTCGACCTGCCCGGCGGCCCTGCCGCCGAACCTGCCGATGTCGTGCGCGCGATCGGCGAGCAGCGCGTGATGCTGGTGCTCGACAATGCCGAGCAGCACGTCGACGATCTGGCGGACCTCTGCGAAGCGATCGCGGACGCGAATGCCGGCGCGACACTCGTCGTGACGAGCCGCGAACCCTTGCGTGTCGCCGGCGAACGCGTTTATCGCGTCGGCCCGCTGCCGGTGCCGCCGGCCGGCGCGAACGACGGCGAGATCGTCGCGAGCGGTGCCGTCCGCATGTTTCTGGCGCGGGCTCGCGCGATGGGCACCGACATTCCGGCGGACACGAACACGCTGAACGCGATCGCGACCATCTGCCGCCGCCTGAGCGGCCTGCCGCTCGCGCTCGAACTCGGCGCGGCCCGGGTCGCGTCGCTCGGCATCCAGGGGCTGGCGGCCGATCTCGACAAGTCCGTCCTGTCGCTGTCCGGCGGCCTGCGCACCGCGCATCCCCGCCAGCAGACCCTCAGGGCCACCATCGACTGGAGCTACCGGCTGCTCGACGACACGGAGCGCACCGTGCTGTGCCGCCTCGCGGTGTTTCCGGATGCATTCCGGCTCGACGCGGCCTGCGCGCTTGCCGCGTGCGACGAACTGGGTGCCGAAGAGGTGCTCGACTGCCTGGTCGGCCTTGCGTCGAAATCGCTGCTGGTCGTTCATTCGGTCGGACTCTCGAAGCGTTACTCGTTCCTCGAGGTCGTGCGCGCGTATGCGCTCGAGAAACTGGCGGAGTCGGGCGAAGCCGGGCGCCTCCATGCCCGGTGTGCGTCCTTTGCTACCGAAGCGCAGCCGGCACCGGCCGCGCCCGCCCAACCGGTGCTGGCCGCGGGGCCGTGGGCCTGA